In Eubalaena glacialis isolate mEubGla1 chromosome 2, mEubGla1.1.hap2.+ XY, whole genome shotgun sequence, a single genomic region encodes these proteins:
- the IMP3 gene encoding U3 small nucleolar ribonucleoprotein protein IMP3, translating to MVRKLKFHEQKLLKQVDFLNWEVTDHNLHELRVLRRYRLQRREDYTRYNQLSRAVRELARRLRDLPERDPFRVRSSAALLDKLYALGLIPTRGSLELCDFVTASSFCRRRLPTVLLKLRMAQHLQAAVAFVEQGHVRVGPDVVTDPAFLVTRSMEDFVTWVDSSKIKRHVLEYNEERDDFDLEA from the coding sequence ATGGTGCGGAAGCTTAAGTTCCACGAGCAGAAGCTGCTGAAGCAGGTGGACTTCCTGAACTGGGAGGTCACCGATCACAACTTGCACGAGCTGCGCGTGTTGCGGCGTTATCGGCTGCAACGGCGCGAGGACTACACGCGCTACAACCAGCTGAGCCGTGCTGTGCGCGAGCTGGCGCGGCGCCTGCGGGACCTGCCGGAGCGCGACCCGTTTCGCGTGCGCTCCTCGGCCGCGCTGCTGGACAAACTGTATGCTCTCGGCCTAATCCCCACGCGCGGGTCGCTGGAGCTGTGCGATTTCGTCACGGCCTCGTCCTTCTGCCGCCGCCGCCTGCCCACCGTGCTCCTTAAGCTGCGCATGGCGCAGCACCTCCAGGCCGCCGTGGCATTCGTGGAGCAGGGTCACGTGCGCGTGGGCCCCGACGTGGTCACCGACCCCGCCTTTCTTGTCACGCGCAGCATGGAGGACTTCGTCACCTGGGTTGACTCGTCCAAGATCAAGCGGCACGTGCTGGAATACAATGAGGAGCGTGACGACTTCGATCTGGAAGCCTAG
- the SNX33 gene encoding sorting nexin-33 — protein sequence MALKGRALYDFRSENKEEISIQQDEDLLVFSETSLDGWLQGQNSRGETGLFPASYVEIIRSGTSSNHADYSSSPAGSLGTQVSLYDSSSVADPSWSGGGSGFLSNQGSFEEDDDDDWDDWDDGCTVVEEPRAGGLGANGHPPLNFSYPGAYPSQHMAFRPKPPLERQDSLASAKRGSVVGRNLNRFSCFVRSGVEAFILGDVPMMAKIAETYSIEMGPRGPQWKANPHPFACSVEDPTKQTKFKGIKSYISYKLTPTHAGSPVYRRYKHFDWLYNRLLHKFTVISVPHLPEKQATGRFEEDFIEKRKRRLILWMDHMTSHPVLSQYEGFQHFLSCLDDKQWKMGKRRAEKDEMVGASFLLTFQIPTEHQDLQDVEDRVDTFKAFSKKMDDSVLQLSTVASELVRKHVGGFRKEFQKLGNAFQAISHAFQMDPPFSSEALNSAISHTGRTYEAVGEMFAEQPKNDLFQMLDTLSLYQGLLSNFPDIIHLQKGAFAKVKESQRMSDEGRMAQDEADGIRRRCRVVGFALQAEMNHFHQRRELDFKHMMQNYLRQQILFYQRVGQQLEKTLHMYDSL from the exons ATGGCACTAAAAGGCCGAGCCCTCTATGACTTCCGCAGCGAGAACAAGGAGGAAATCAGCATCCAGCAGGATGAGGACCTGCTCGTTTTCAGCGAGACCTCGCTGGATGGATGGCTGCAGGGCCAGAACAGCCGCGGTGAGACAGGGCTCTTCCCTGCCTCTTACGTGGAGATCATCCGTTCTGGCACCAGCTCCAACCATGCTGACTACTCCAGCAGTCCTGCAGGCTCTCTGGGCACTCAGGTGAGCTTATACGACAGCTCCAGCGTGGCAGACCCTTCCTGGAGTGGTGGGGGCAGTGGCTTCCTCTCAAACCAGGGTAGTTTCGAGGAGGACGATGATGATGACTGGGATGACTGGGATGATGGATGCACAGTGGTGGAGGAGCCACGGGCTGGTGGGCTGGGCGCCAACGGGCACCCCCCACTCAACTTCTCCTACCCTGGTGCCTACCCCAGCCAACACATGGCCTTCCGGCCCAAGCCACCCCTGGAGCGGCAGGACAGCCTGGCATCTGCCAAGCGAGGCAGCGTGGTGGGGCGCAACCTCAACCGCTTCTCGTGCTTCGTGCGCTCTGGCGTGGAGGCCTTCATCCTGGGTGATGTGCCCATGATGGCCAAGATTGCTGAGACATACTCCATTGAAATGGGCCCTCGCGGCCCCCAGTGGAAAGCCAACCCCCACCCATTTGCCTGCTCCGTGGAGGACCCCACCAAACAGACCAAATTCAAGGGCATCAAAAGCTACATCTCCTACAAGCTCACACCCACACACGCTGGCTCACCTGTCTACAGGCGCTACAAACACTTCGACTGGCTCTACAACCGCCTGCTGCACAAGTTCACTGTCATCTCGGTGCCCCACCTGCCAGAGAAGCAGGCCACAGGCCGCTTCGAGGAGGACTTCATTGAGAAGCGGAAGCGGCGGCTCATCCTCTGGATGGACCACATGACTAGCCACCCCGTGCTGTCCCAGTACGAGGGCTTCCAGCATTTCCTTAGCTGCCTGGATGACAAGCAGTGGAAGATGGGAAAACGCCGGGCCGAGAAGGACGAGATGGTGGGCGCCAGCTTCCTGCTCACCTTCCAGATCCCCACGGAGCACCAGGACCTGCAGGATGTGGAGGACCGTGTGGACACCTTCAAAGCCTTCAGCAAGAAGATGGACGACAGCGTCCTGCAGCTCAGCACCGTAGCATCGGAGCTGGTGCGCAAGCATGTGGGGGGCTTCCGCAAGGAATTCCAGAAGCTGGGCAATGCCTTCCAGGCCATCAGTCATGCCTTCCAGATGGACCCCCCCTTCAGCTCCGAAGCCCTCAACAGCGCCATTTCTCACACGGGCCGTACCTATGAAGCCGTGGGTGAGATGTTCGCCGAGCAGCCCAAGAACGACCTCTTCCAGATGCTCGACACGCTGTCTCTCTACCAGGGCCTGCTCTCCAACTTCCCCGACATCATCCACCTGCAGAAAG GTGCCTTTGCCAAGGTGAAGGAGAGCCAGCGCATGAGTGACGAGGGCCGCATGGCGCAGGACGAGGCAGATGGCATTCGCAGGCGCTGCCGCGTGGTGGGCTTCGCCCTGCAGGCTGAGATGAACCACTTCCACCAGCGCCGCGAGCTCGACTTCAAGCACATGATGCAGAACTACCTGCGCCAGCAGATCCTCTTCTACCAGCGGGTAGGCCAGCAGCTGGAGAAGACGCTGCACATGTATGACAGCCTCTGA